The window GCGCTGGTGGCGCGCCAGCTGATGCGGCGCGGCTATACCCGTGTGCGTCCGCTGACCGGCGGCATCGATGCCTGGCGCGCGGCGGGTTACGCCATCGATGTCTGAATGGCGGTGCCTTGGCGGATGGTCTTGGTGACCGGGGTCTTTTCGCAGATCTCGGCCAGGCGGGTCAGTTGTTCCTGGGACAGAGTATTGCCGAAGCTGATCTTGCGGGTGATGGTTTCCAGGCCGCTGTCATCGCGTCCGAAGTGGGCGTCCACCGAGATGCTGCCCAGGTCCCAGCCCTTGCGGTCGGCGTACATGCGCAGGGTCAGCGAGGTGCAGGAGGCCAGCGCAGCCAGCAGCAGCTCATAAGGCGCGGGGCCGGTGTCCTTGCCGCCATTGCTTTCGGGTTCGTCGGACTTGAGCTGGTGGATGCGCGCCTTGATGTCCTGGGCGTAGCCGGCGGCGTTGTGCAGGGTGACGTGGGCCATGAGGGTCTCCGTGGGGCAAGTGGTCAATGTGATCGGTGATTGTGTCACAAGGCTCACACCAGCGTGCGTACCGAATTGGAAATCGCGCGAGCGCATTCCAGCACCAGCGGCCCCAGTTTCTTCTCGGCCTCTTCCACGCTCCAGCGGCTGGTCGGCGCCACCACATGGACCGATGCCACCGGCTTGCGCTCGCTGTTGAATACTGGTGAGGCGATGCTCATGTCACCCAGGAACAGCTCTTCCCGGTTGCTGGCAAAGCCGCGCTCGCGGCTGGCGGCAAGGAGTTGCATGA is drawn from Herbaspirillum seropedicae and contains these coding sequences:
- a CDS encoding OsmC family protein produces the protein MAHVTLHNAAGYAQDIKARIHQLKSDEPESNGGKDTGPAPYELLLAALASCTSLTLRMYADRKGWDLGSISVDAHFGRDDSGLETITRKISFGNTLSQEQLTRLAEICEKTPVTKTIRQGTAIQTSMA